The following coding sequences lie in one Burkholderia cepacia genomic window:
- a CDS encoding YifB family Mg chelatase-like AAA ATPase, with product MSLAVVRSRAPASGRAPDVTVEVHLANGLPSFSIVGLPDLEVRESRERVRAALQNCGFEFPVRRITVNLAPADLPKESGRFDLPIALGILAANGQIPADALAGREFAGELSLTGALRPMRGAFAMACGAARDWRAGESGSGLGSGPDAVTTQGPAAASQAPELYLPFDSAAEAALVPGVTVFGARDLPALCAHLADAPDGRLTPVAAPCLDGLPAPAAPDLADVVGQRGARRALEVAAAGGHHMLMVGPPGAGKSMLAARLAGLLPPLTDDEALTSAALLSASRLGFSPAQWRRRPFRSPHHSSSAAALVGGRNPPQPGEITLAHLGVLFLDELPEFDRHVLEMLREPLEAGRITISRAAQQADFPAACQLIAAMNPCPCGWHGDPSGRCRCSPDVAARYLRKLSGPLLDRIDIQIDLPALSPAELASRTAAPGEPSAAVAARVAQARALQLDRQGKTNHMLSGRETDDLCRPTDEGERLLREAGERFGWSARAYFRVLKVARTIADLAGDPLPTAAQIAEAIRYRRALTAL from the coding sequence GTCCATCTCGCCAACGGGCTGCCGTCGTTCTCGATCGTCGGCCTGCCCGATCTCGAAGTCCGCGAAAGCCGCGAGCGCGTCCGCGCCGCGCTGCAGAACTGCGGATTCGAGTTTCCCGTGCGCCGCATCACGGTCAATCTCGCACCGGCCGATCTGCCGAAAGAGTCGGGCCGGTTCGACCTGCCGATCGCGCTCGGCATCCTTGCCGCGAACGGCCAGATCCCGGCCGACGCGCTGGCCGGCCGCGAATTCGCGGGCGAACTGTCGCTGACAGGCGCGCTGCGGCCGATGCGCGGTGCGTTCGCGATGGCGTGCGGCGCCGCGCGGGACTGGCGTGCGGGCGAATCAGGATCGGGATTGGGCTCGGGCCCGGACGCCGTCACAACGCAGGGACCCGCGGCGGCATCACAAGCGCCCGAGCTCTATCTGCCGTTCGACAGCGCGGCCGAGGCCGCGCTCGTGCCGGGCGTGACCGTGTTCGGCGCACGCGACCTGCCCGCGCTATGCGCGCACCTCGCCGATGCGCCCGACGGACGGCTCACGCCGGTCGCGGCGCCCTGCCTCGACGGCCTGCCTGCGCCGGCCGCGCCCGACCTCGCCGACGTGGTCGGCCAGCGTGGCGCCCGGCGCGCGCTCGAAGTCGCCGCCGCGGGCGGTCATCACATGCTGATGGTCGGGCCGCCAGGGGCCGGCAAGTCGATGCTGGCCGCGCGGTTGGCCGGCCTGCTGCCGCCGTTGACCGACGACGAGGCGCTGACGTCGGCGGCGCTCCTGTCCGCGAGCCGCCTCGGCTTCTCGCCCGCGCAGTGGCGCCGGCGGCCGTTTCGTTCGCCGCATCATTCGTCGAGCGCCGCCGCGCTGGTCGGCGGCCGCAATCCGCCGCAGCCGGGTGAAATCACGCTCGCGCACCTCGGCGTGCTGTTTCTCGACGAGCTGCCCGAATTCGACCGGCACGTGCTCGAAATGCTGCGCGAGCCGCTGGAAGCCGGCCGCATCACGATCTCGCGCGCCGCCCAGCAGGCCGACTTCCCGGCCGCGTGCCAGTTGATCGCCGCGATGAACCCGTGCCCGTGCGGCTGGCACGGCGATCCGTCCGGGCGCTGTCGCTGCTCGCCGGACGTCGCCGCGCGCTACCTGCGCAAGCTGTCGGGGCCGCTGCTCGACCGCATCGACATCCAGATCGACCTGCCCGCGCTGTCGCCGGCCGAACTCGCGTCGCGCACGGCGGCGCCCGGCGAGCCAAGCGCGGCGGTGGCCGCACGCGTCGCACAGGCGCGGGCGCTGCAGCTCGACCGGCAGGGCAAGACGAATCACATGCTGAGCGGCCGCGAGACCGACGACCTGTGCCGGCCGACCGACGAAGGCGAACGACTGCTGCGCGAAGCCGGCGAGCGCTTCGGCTGGTCGGCGCGCGCATATTTCCGCGTACTGAAGGTCGCACGGACGATTGCCGACCTGGCCGGCGACCCGCTGCCGACGGCCGCGCAGATCGCCGAGGCGATCCGCTACCGGCGCGCGCTCACGGCGCTCTGA
- a CDS encoding TlpA disulfide reductase family protein: MNTTPPARRSAGPVRYIVAAAVVAAIAVAGFFAFNGKSSVPDATFTLLSGQKVSTAGDLKGKVYLVNFWATSCATCMQEMPQMVDTYNRFKGQGLEFVAVAMNYDPPMYVANYAQTRQLPFKVALDDGSVAKQFGNVQLTPTTFVVDKDGKILKRYVGAPQFAELDALLKKALGSNAA, from the coding sequence ATGAACACCACGCCTCCCGCCCGCCGCAGTGCCGGCCCCGTCCGCTACATCGTCGCGGCTGCCGTCGTCGCGGCCATCGCCGTCGCCGGCTTCTTCGCGTTCAACGGCAAGTCCAGCGTGCCGGACGCGACGTTCACGCTGCTGTCGGGCCAGAAAGTCTCGACCGCCGGCGACCTGAAGGGCAAGGTCTATCTCGTGAACTTCTGGGCGACGAGCTGCGCGACCTGCATGCAGGAAATGCCGCAGATGGTCGATACCTACAATCGCTTCAAGGGTCAGGGTTTGGAATTCGTCGCGGTCGCGATGAACTACGATCCGCCGATGTACGTCGCGAACTACGCGCAGACACGCCAGTTGCCGTTCAAGGTCGCGCTCGACGACGGCAGCGTCGCGAAGCAATTCGGCAACGTGCAGCTCACGCCGACGACCTTCGTCGTCGACAAGGACGGCAAGATCCTGAAGCGCTACGTCGGCGCACCGCAGTTCGCGGAACTCGACGCGCTGCTCAAGAAAGCGCTCGGCAGCAACGCGGCCTGA
- a CDS encoding sigma-54-dependent transcriptional regulator yields MANRLQVIYIEDDALVRRASVQSLQLAGFDVAGFESAEAAEKAIVADTAGAIVSDIRLPGASGLDVLAQCRERVPDVPVILVTGHGDISMAVQAMRDGAYDFIEKPFAAERLIETVRRALERRELVLENHALRRELAGQNVVAPRIIGRSPAIEQVRKLIANVAPTDASVLINGDTGAGKELIARSLHELSPRRDKPFIAVNCGALPEPMFESEMFGYEPGAFTGAAKRRVGKLEYASGGTLFLDEIESMPLALQVKLLRVLQDGVLERLGSNQPIRVNCRVVAAAKGDMSELVAAGTFRRDLLYRLNVVTIALPPLAERREDIVPLFEHFMLDAAVRYARPAPVLTDRQRASLMQRDWPGNVRELRNAADRFVLGVADMPQETGAGGDDADNDQTLKERIEQFERAVIAEALNQTGGAVAATADRLHVGKATLYEKMKRYGLSAKGETER; encoded by the coding sequence ATGGCCAACCGGCTGCAAGTGATCTATATCGAAGACGATGCGCTCGTTCGCCGGGCGAGCGTGCAGAGCCTTCAGCTGGCGGGTTTCGACGTCGCCGGCTTCGAGTCGGCCGAAGCGGCCGAGAAGGCGATCGTCGCGGATACCGCCGGCGCGATCGTCAGCGACATCCGGCTGCCCGGCGCGAGCGGTCTCGACGTGCTCGCGCAGTGCCGCGAGCGCGTGCCCGACGTGCCGGTGATCCTCGTCACCGGTCACGGCGACATCTCGATGGCCGTGCAGGCGATGCGCGACGGCGCGTACGACTTCATCGAAAAACCGTTCGCGGCCGAGCGCCTGATCGAGACGGTGCGCCGCGCGCTGGAGCGCCGCGAGCTCGTGCTCGAGAACCACGCACTGCGGCGCGAGCTGGCCGGGCAGAACGTCGTCGCGCCGCGCATCATTGGCCGCAGCCCTGCGATCGAGCAGGTGCGCAAGCTGATTGCGAACGTCGCGCCGACCGACGCGTCGGTGCTGATCAACGGCGACACGGGCGCCGGCAAGGAGCTGATCGCGCGCAGCCTGCACGAGCTGTCGCCGCGCCGCGACAAGCCGTTCATCGCGGTGAATTGCGGCGCGTTGCCCGAGCCAATGTTCGAATCGGAGATGTTCGGCTACGAGCCCGGCGCATTCACGGGCGCGGCGAAACGGCGCGTCGGCAAGCTCGAATATGCGTCCGGCGGCACGCTGTTCCTCGACGAAATCGAAAGCATGCCGCTCGCGCTGCAGGTGAAGCTGCTACGCGTGCTGCAGGACGGCGTGCTGGAGCGGCTCGGCTCGAACCAGCCGATCCGCGTGAACTGCCGCGTGGTCGCGGCCGCGAAGGGCGACATGAGCGAGCTCGTCGCGGCCGGCACGTTCCGGCGCGACCTGCTGTACCGGCTCAACGTCGTGACGATCGCGCTGCCGCCACTTGCGGAGCGTCGCGAGGACATCGTGCCGCTGTTCGAGCACTTCATGCTCGACGCGGCCGTGCGCTACGCGCGTCCCGCGCCGGTGCTGACCGACCGGCAGCGCGCGAGCCTGATGCAGCGCGACTGGCCCGGCAACGTACGCGAGCTGCGCAATGCGGCCGACCGCTTCGTGCTCGGCGTGGCCGACATGCCGCAGGAAACGGGCGCGGGCGGCGACGACGCCGACAACGATCAGACGCTGAAGGAGCGCATCGAGCAATTCGAGCGCGCGGTGATTGCCGAGGCGCTGAACCAGACGGGTGGCGCGGTCGCCGCGACGGCCGACCGGCTGCATGTCGGCAAGGCGACGCTGTACGAGAAGATGAAGCGCTACGGGCTGTCGGCGAAAGGCGAAACCGAGCGCTGA
- a CDS encoding sensor histidine kinase, whose translation MKEQVAPPPAGGAARGDRRGDAEAYDTIGDPHRQEASTVTRRLLILVVLAAALVAACALTWTITWRRGVAELQRNAAVRVDRTTNALKSTLDRYESLPYLLGSHPYVQDLLAEPKRGDYTARVNRYLEDLNEHAHATVTYVIGADGLCVAASNWRAPDSFVGIEYRFRPYFVDAMNGQVGRFFGIGTISRDPGYYISQPVWREGKIAGVVVVKLNLEWFQGADASEPLVVADDHGVVFLSSVPAWKYHTLRPLTGPVTASIYETRQYAQQPVTPLPLRIEQTLGADAEIVRLGPGRRAPRFLASKRRIGEPDWLLVTLAPIAPIDTDARNATIVTGFGFVSVVLLAFYWRMRRARVREMIRGRALLQQAYAELNQRVEERTADLSEANEQLQKEVGDRIRAEQELRAAHDELIQASKLAALGQMAAGITHELNQPLAALRSFSDNTRVLLDRGEQAAARENLEAIAALTERMGKITNQLKLFVGRAKPRNERALVVRALRSVLSLLGERLSGVALTLTLQDATVSPAHDEPLDLARDYPELVARCEDLRLEQVLINLLGNALDAVTGVAAPAIEVTIAVSAATLAVEVRDNGSGIAPDLLPRLFEPFFTTKEMGRGLGLGLAISSSIASDAGGALTARNAPSGGALFVLTLRRARTHHPDSVSEPAGSPGPAQARY comes from the coding sequence ATGAAGGAGCAGGTGGCGCCGCCGCCCGCCGGCGGCGCGGCACGCGGCGATCGACGCGGGGATGCGGAGGCCTATGACACAATAGGCGATCCGCATCGCCAGGAAGCCTCGACCGTGACGCGCCGCCTGCTCATCCTCGTCGTGCTTGCCGCCGCGCTCGTCGCGGCGTGCGCGCTGACGTGGACGATCACCTGGCGACGCGGCGTCGCCGAGTTGCAGCGCAATGCCGCGGTGCGCGTCGACCGCACCACCAACGCGCTCAAGAGCACGCTCGACCGCTACGAGTCGCTGCCTTATCTGCTCGGCAGTCATCCGTACGTGCAGGACCTGCTCGCCGAGCCGAAGCGCGGCGACTACACCGCGCGCGTCAACCGCTATCTCGAAGATCTCAACGAACACGCACACGCGACCGTCACCTACGTGATCGGCGCGGACGGCCTGTGCGTCGCCGCCAGCAACTGGCGCGCGCCCGACAGCTTCGTCGGGATCGAATACCGCTTCCGCCCGTATTTCGTCGACGCGATGAACGGCCAGGTCGGCCGCTTCTTCGGGATCGGCACGATCTCGCGCGACCCCGGCTACTACATCTCGCAGCCCGTGTGGCGTGAAGGCAAGATCGCGGGCGTCGTCGTCGTGAAGCTCAACCTCGAATGGTTCCAGGGCGCCGATGCGTCCGAGCCGCTCGTCGTCGCGGACGATCACGGCGTCGTGTTCCTGTCGTCGGTGCCCGCGTGGAAGTACCACACGCTGCGCCCGCTCACGGGCCCCGTCACCGCGTCGATCTACGAGACGCGCCAGTACGCCCAGCAACCTGTCACACCGCTGCCGCTGCGCATCGAGCAGACGCTCGGCGCCGATGCGGAGATCGTGCGCCTCGGCCCTGGCCGGCGCGCACCACGTTTCCTCGCCAGCAAGCGCCGGATCGGCGAGCCCGACTGGCTGCTCGTCACGCTCGCGCCGATCGCACCCATCGATACCGATGCGCGCAACGCGACGATCGTCACGGGCTTCGGCTTCGTGTCGGTCGTGCTGCTCGCGTTCTACTGGCGCATGCGCCGTGCGCGCGTGCGCGAAATGATCCGCGGCCGCGCGCTGTTGCAGCAGGCGTACGCGGAGTTGAACCAGCGCGTCGAGGAGCGCACGGCCGACCTGTCGGAGGCGAACGAACAGTTGCAGAAGGAAGTCGGCGACCGGATCCGCGCGGAGCAGGAGCTGCGCGCCGCGCACGACGAACTGATCCAGGCGAGCAAGCTCGCGGCGCTCGGCCAGATGGCGGCCGGCATCACGCATGAACTGAACCAGCCGCTCGCGGCGCTGCGCAGTTTCTCGGACAACACGCGCGTGCTGCTCGATCGCGGCGAGCAGGCGGCCGCGCGCGAGAACCTCGAGGCGATCGCGGCGCTCACCGAGCGGATGGGCAAGATCACGAACCAGCTGAAGCTGTTCGTCGGCCGCGCGAAGCCGCGCAACGAGCGGGCGCTCGTCGTGCGCGCGCTGCGCAGCGTGCTGTCGCTGCTTGGCGAGCGCCTGAGCGGCGTCGCGCTCACGCTGACGCTGCAGGACGCGACCGTGTCGCCCGCGCACGATGAGCCGCTCGACCTGGCACGCGACTATCCCGAGCTCGTCGCGCGCTGCGAGGATTTGCGCCTCGAACAGGTGCTGATCAACCTGCTCGGCAACGCGCTCGACGCGGTGACCGGCGTCGCTGCGCCGGCGATCGAAGTGACGATCGCGGTGTCGGCCGCGACGCTCGCGGTCGAAGTGCGCGACAACGGCTCCGGCATTGCGCCGGACCTGCTGCCGCGGCTGTTCGAACCGTTCTTCACGACGAAGGAAATGGGGCGCGGGCTCGGCCTTGGCCTTGCGATCTCGTCGTCGATCGCGAGCGACGCGGGCGGCGCGCTGACCGCGCGAAATGCGCCGTCGGGCGGCGCGCTGTTCGTCTTGACGCTGCGGCGCGCACGCACGCATCATCCGGACTCCGTGTCCGAGCCGGCGGGCTCGCCAGGGCCAGCGCAAGCCCGTTATTAG